The Lepeophtheirus salmonis chromosome 1, UVic_Lsal_1.4, whole genome shotgun sequence genome has a segment encoding these proteins:
- the LOC121115241 gene encoding uncharacterized protein isoform X2 — protein MTKLTLIHTPSKRVLMFECSSFSRRNLAMSSQCISIDCVQDTCNEKLYCRPPSSSSFLECNGDFYVQLLELKRRNEMRLKQLEHRFKRRYSDVSVDRYIYGDCNGSNSTSDESLEKSDHMIKEIKSTRRNEAKSRKRRTKSAPASDKKQKTIIEPFSMTVREEKKSKEKKLLLEMKLEHDLETKEEHEDEIFQRNFKASAVPKHVNKSLFRSMVLENPQRYGGDKVSKYLNSNEIQKSKSMSDLNHFHAKPFPTHIFTNYAYERMKEAEEYRKIRREIRQKALLNEASYPSRMKSELEAFKGKLRKNNSREPIKRVRMKAIRSHNVPDFDYLYSKFQKALELKKMTGKPITVIEPFSFDGKYPKMGTHSIPRSSQYKIPECKPPPVTIRPRLEDKSTNSTRLREIANRNRIESLEYESKQRRRVKKQLTMKEKEFRSHPEWSSRFSSNIGTKEDIRIRKIQRMEDEKERMLAYKMELKKIYNRVNNRPPLFSGVSRVEDFYNSALNREGLTEAEILQFLSGNQRSMSYDNIQDGNQANLTYSRCSMHSRSSYSDSASLKSFEENGMGPGDEEQDFCREHYAFCSLTNK, from the exons ATGACGAAATTAACACTGATTCATACCCCTTCAAAAAGAGTGCTAATGTTCGAGTGTAGTTCTTTCTCAAGAAGAAACCTTGCTATGTCGTCCCAATGTATATCGATAGATTGTGTTCAGGATACCtgcaatgaaaaattatattgcagACCGCCATCATCATCGTCTTTTCTTGAATGTAATGGAGATTTCTATGTTCAACTTCTCGAATTAAAACGTCGAAATGAAATGAGACTAAA acaaTTGGAACATCGGTTTAAGAGACGATATTCGGATGTATCTGTGGATAGATACATATATGGTGATTGTAACGGCTCCAATTCTACATCAGATGAAAGCCTAGAAAAAAGTGATCATAtgattaaagaaattaaatcaaCAAGGAGGAATGAAGCCAAATCACGTAAAAGAAGGACCAAAAGTGCACCAGCATCtgataagaaacaaaaaacaatcattgaACCATTTTCAATGACTGTCAg agaagaaaaaaaatcgaaggaAAAGAAACTCCTTCTGGAGATGAAACTGGAGCATGATTTGGAAACAAAGGAGGAACATGAGgatgaaatatttcaaagaaattttaagGCTTCTGCTGTTCCCAAACATGTCAATAAGTCATTGTTCCGGAGCATGGTCTTAGAAAATCCCCAACG ATATGGTGGAGATAAagtttccaaatatttgaattcaaatgaaATCCAAAAGTCCAAATCCATGTCTGATTTGAATCATTTTCATGCAAAACCCTTTCCAACCCATATATTTACTAACTATGCCTACGAAAGAATGAAAGAAGCTGAAGAATATCGCAAGATTCGCAGAGAGATTCGACAAAAAGCCCTCCTTAATGAAGCCTCATATCCATCAAGGATGAAGAGTGAACTAGAAGCCTTTAAAGGGAAATTAAGAAAG AATAACAGCAGAGAACCAATTAAGCGAGTCAGAATGAAAGCTATCCGCTCACATAATGTTCCTGATTTTGACTATCTCTATTCCAAATTTCAAAAGgctttagaattaaaaaaaatgacgggTAAACCAATAACTGTGATTGAACCTTTTTCTTTTGATggaaaatatccaaaaatgggGACACATTCCATTCCGAGAAGTAGCCAGTACAAAATACCAGAATGTAAGCCTCCACCCGTTACTATTCGTCCAAGATTAGAAGATAAGTCTACAAATTCTACTCGACTGAGAGAAATTGCAAATCGGAATCGAATAGAATCTTTAGAGTACGAATCTAAACAAAGAAGAAGAGTAAAGAAACAATTGACAATGAAGGAAAAGGAATTTCGTAGTCATCCAGAATGGAGTAGTCGATTTTcg AGTAACATAGGAACGAAAGAGGATATTCGTATACGAAAAATTCAAAGAATGGAAGATGAGAAAGAGCGAATGCTTGCATACAAAAtggaattgaagaaaatttataatcgaGTCAACAATCGTCCCCCTTTATTT tCCGGAGTAAGTAGAGTCGAAGACTTTTATAACTCTGCTCTCAATCGAGAAGGTCTCACGGAGGCAGAGATACTTCAATTCCTATCTGGGAATCAGAGATCCATGAGTTATGACAATATTCAAGATGGAAATCAAGCAAATTTAACATATTCCAGATGCTCCATGCATTCACGCTCAAGCTATTCTGACTCTGCCTCATTAAAGAGCTTTGAAGAGAATGGGATGGGGCCAGGGGATGAGGAGCAGGACTTTTGTAGGGAACACTATGCATTTTGTTctctgacaaataaataa
- the LOC121115241 gene encoding uncharacterized protein isoform X1, with product MTKLTLIHTPSKRVLMFECSSFSRRNLAMSSQCISIDCVQDTCNEKLYCRPPSSSSFLECNGDFYVQLLELKRRNEMRLKQLEHRFKRRYSDVSVDRYIYGDCNGSNSTSDESLEKSDHMIKEIKSTRRNEAKSRKRRTKSAPASDKKQKTIIEPFSMTVREEKKSKEKKLLLEMKLEHDLETKEEHEDEIFQRNFKASAVPKHVNKSLFRSMVLENPQRYGGDKVSKYLNSNEIQKSKSMSDLNHFHAKPFPTHIFTNYAYERMKEAEEYRKIRREIRQKALLNEASYPSRMKSELEAFKGKLRKNNSREPIKRVRMKAIRSHNVPDFDYLYSKFQKALELKKMTGKPITVIEPFSFDGKYPKMGTHSIPRSSQYKIPECKPPPVTIRPRLEDKSTNSTRLREIANRNRIESLEYESKQRRRVKKQLTMKEKEFRSHPEWSSRFSSNIGTKEDIRIRKIQRMEDEKERMLAYKMELKKIYNRVNNRPPLFVRQCESGVSRVEDFYNSALNREGLTEAEILQFLSGNQRSMSYDNIQDGNQANLTYSRCSMHSRSSYSDSASLKSFEENGMGPGDEEQDFCREHYAFCSLTNK from the exons ATGACGAAATTAACACTGATTCATACCCCTTCAAAAAGAGTGCTAATGTTCGAGTGTAGTTCTTTCTCAAGAAGAAACCTTGCTATGTCGTCCCAATGTATATCGATAGATTGTGTTCAGGATACCtgcaatgaaaaattatattgcagACCGCCATCATCATCGTCTTTTCTTGAATGTAATGGAGATTTCTATGTTCAACTTCTCGAATTAAAACGTCGAAATGAAATGAGACTAAA acaaTTGGAACATCGGTTTAAGAGACGATATTCGGATGTATCTGTGGATAGATACATATATGGTGATTGTAACGGCTCCAATTCTACATCAGATGAAAGCCTAGAAAAAAGTGATCATAtgattaaagaaattaaatcaaCAAGGAGGAATGAAGCCAAATCACGTAAAAGAAGGACCAAAAGTGCACCAGCATCtgataagaaacaaaaaacaatcattgaACCATTTTCAATGACTGTCAg agaagaaaaaaaatcgaaggaAAAGAAACTCCTTCTGGAGATGAAACTGGAGCATGATTTGGAAACAAAGGAGGAACATGAGgatgaaatatttcaaagaaattttaagGCTTCTGCTGTTCCCAAACATGTCAATAAGTCATTGTTCCGGAGCATGGTCTTAGAAAATCCCCAACG ATATGGTGGAGATAAagtttccaaatatttgaattcaaatgaaATCCAAAAGTCCAAATCCATGTCTGATTTGAATCATTTTCATGCAAAACCCTTTCCAACCCATATATTTACTAACTATGCCTACGAAAGAATGAAAGAAGCTGAAGAATATCGCAAGATTCGCAGAGAGATTCGACAAAAAGCCCTCCTTAATGAAGCCTCATATCCATCAAGGATGAAGAGTGAACTAGAAGCCTTTAAAGGGAAATTAAGAAAG AATAACAGCAGAGAACCAATTAAGCGAGTCAGAATGAAAGCTATCCGCTCACATAATGTTCCTGATTTTGACTATCTCTATTCCAAATTTCAAAAGgctttagaattaaaaaaaatgacgggTAAACCAATAACTGTGATTGAACCTTTTTCTTTTGATggaaaatatccaaaaatgggGACACATTCCATTCCGAGAAGTAGCCAGTACAAAATACCAGAATGTAAGCCTCCACCCGTTACTATTCGTCCAAGATTAGAAGATAAGTCTACAAATTCTACTCGACTGAGAGAAATTGCAAATCGGAATCGAATAGAATCTTTAGAGTACGAATCTAAACAAAGAAGAAGAGTAAAGAAACAATTGACAATGAAGGAAAAGGAATTTCGTAGTCATCCAGAATGGAGTAGTCGATTTTcg AGTAACATAGGAACGAAAGAGGATATTCGTATACGAAAAATTCAAAGAATGGAAGATGAGAAAGAGCGAATGCTTGCATACAAAAtggaattgaagaaaatttataatcgaGTCAACAATCGTCCCCCTTTATTTGTACGTCAGTgtgaa tCCGGAGTAAGTAGAGTCGAAGACTTTTATAACTCTGCTCTCAATCGAGAAGGTCTCACGGAGGCAGAGATACTTCAATTCCTATCTGGGAATCAGAGATCCATGAGTTATGACAATATTCAAGATGGAAATCAAGCAAATTTAACATATTCCAGATGCTCCATGCATTCACGCTCAAGCTATTCTGACTCTGCCTCATTAAAGAGCTTTGAAGAGAATGGGATGGGGCCAGGGGATGAGGAGCAGGACTTTTGTAGGGAACACTATGCATTTTGTTctctgacaaataaataa
- the LOC121132095 gene encoding uncharacterized protein codes for MVKIQIQKSINDNKKNVHYVPVETEDYDGSAESEVKNYFEKKIKIDDVTSSGDLTNTLRGYPLNGKIFQIPEGYSGLIVKDGCRKTLSVKEDKEVRTIGEIDSFYYWNYDKNVNAQDDGLRMAMEWLPIAKALHSV; via the coding sequence ATGGTTAAGAttcaaatccaaaaatcaattaacGACAACAAGAAAAATGTACATTATGTTCCAGTAGAAACTGAGGACTACGACGGTTCCGCTGAATCAGaagtaaaaaactattttgaaaagaagATTAAGATTGATGATGTTACGTCATCTGGAGATTTGACGAATACTCTTCGAGGATATCCATTGAATGGAAAGATATTTCAAATTCCGGAAGGGTATAGTGGACTTATCGTAAAGGACGGTTGTCGTAAAACGCTGAGTGTTAAAGAGGATAAAGAGGTTCGTACGATTGGAGAAATAGACTCTTTTTACTATTGGAACTATGACAAAAATGTTAACGCACAAGATGATGGACTTAGGATGGCCATGGAATGGCTACCTATTGCAAAAGCGCTTCATTCTGTCTGA
- the Mulk gene encoding acylglycerol kinase, mitochondrial, with product MKKVFGILRNNWKKSIFFGSVGAYGVKFGLRKKEENDLMKVRCQEASLMGQITKESPTRITVILNPAADSGKARSKYEDYCAPLLHLAGVKVSVIRTEGMGQAKEIMKIMSDADAVLIAGGDGTLMETITGLLRRKDANSYAKSIVLGVLPVGKDNKMAKTLFHDHSGNDVDLMSSATMSVLNKLFRPMDVIEIANMDEEDEKKLYGLRSFHIGAFRDVHERKEKFWLFGSLKNLFAYVFSYSTSQKEINWDLNGVIQYSETEELVKEVSNFKEKKTEVAESPKSTARWLLSFFTGSSIGKASETREITFKRIRQWILLPVYQGLELFVSTENEVDKLEAKETNHMLKLRLGPKSLNFLDFVHEGWSREKNNSYTEDLYSNYVTKAVTFNAGKMKRDDSGVKFSLDNESIELRGGLEISILPNKVLMFCSKNNHFDYVIDSDNDKTRIMNKKKWMQSSMGPSLSSPSKLI from the coding sequence ATGAAGAAGGTCTTCGGCATCTTACGAAACAATTggaaaaagtcaattttctttGGATCAGTAGGAGCTTATGGTGTGAAATTTGGTCTGAGGAAAAAGGAGGAAAATGATTTGATGAAAGTACGATGCCAAGAAGCTTCCCTTATGGGTCAAATTACAAAGGAATCTCCAACTCGAATCACTGTGATACTGAACCCCGCTGCTGATTCAGGAAAAGCACGTAGTAAATATGAGGACTACTGTGCACCCCTTTTGCACCTCGCGGGTGTCAAAGTAAGTGTCATTCGAACTGAAGGAATGGGACAAGCAAAAGAAATCATGAAGATTATGAGTGATGCGGATGCAGTGCTGATTGCTGGAGGAGATGGAACCCTAATGGAAACAATCACGGGTCTTTTACGTAGAAAAGATGCAAATTCTTATGCCAAATCCATTGTTTTAGGTGTCCTACCCGTaggaaaagataataaaatggcaaaaacactttttcatGATCATTCCGGAAACGACGTGGACTTGATGTCCAGTGCGACAATGTCCGTTCTTAATAAGCTCTTTCGACCTATGGATGTGATTGAAATAGCCAATATGGATGAAGAAGATGAGAAGAAACTCTATGGATTACGATCCTTCCATATAGGTGCATTCCGTGATGTACACGAACGAAAAGAAAAGTTTTGGCTCTTTGGAAGCTTAAAAAATCTGTTTGCTTATGTGTTTTCCTACTCAACTTCCCAAAAggaaattaattgggatttgaATGGAGTGATTCAATACTCAGAGACAGAGGAACTCGTCAAAGAGGTTTCAAacttcaaagagaaaaaaactgaaGTTGCAGAGAGTCCCAAAAGTACAGCGAGATGGCTCCTCTCTTTCTTTACAGGATCCTCAATTGGTAAAGCATCAGAAACGAGAGAAATTACATTTAAACGAATACGTCAGTGGATTTTACTACCTGTATATCAGGGATTAGAACTATTTGTTTCTACAGAGAATGAGGTTGATAAATTAGAGGCCAAGGAAACAAATCATATGTTAAAACTCCGCTTGGGCCCCAagtccttaaattttttggattttgttcaTGAAGGATGGTCCAGAGAGAAAAACAATTCTTACACAGAAGATCTATATAGTAATTATGTCACCAAGGCAGTGACTTTCAATGCTGGTAAAATGAAAAGAGACGATAGTGGAGTTAAATTTTCCCTAGATAATGAGAGCATTGAGCTTAGAGGGGGATTGGAAATATCCATTCTCCCTAACAAAGTTCTCATGTTTTGTTCAAAGAATAATCATTTTGATTATGTCATAGACAGTGACAATGATAAGACcagaataatgaataaaaagaagtggATGCAGTCATCCATGGGACCCTCCTTATCAAGTCCTTCcaaattgatttag
- the LOC121115275 gene encoding cytosolic non-specific dipeptidase has protein sequence MTALPKEVLDLICERKESYIKALKEAVAIPSISASKNHHNDIHRMIEFVSERLRSLGAKVDIVPNGSYPPIILGDLKSSESNKTVLIYGHLDVQPASKTDGWDTEPFELKEKDGRLYGRGSSDDKGPVLGWIHALEALKDGLGYFPVNVKFVFEGMEESDSEGLDDLLISLKDTPFLKEVDFVCVSDSYWLTTDKPCLGYGLRGVVCFELWITGAKQDLHSGVFGGSIHEAMTDLIALMDTLVDKDGKIGIEGIYDDVTELSSDESSLYTNIHFNLEEYKSSIGVNKLITNNDKMNTLMARWRYPSLSLHGIEGAFSEEGAKTVIPKKVGGKFSLRIVPNQTVENTVTCVKKHLEKEFNKLNSPNVMEIKFDGGEAWVTSPSHANYDAARKATKEIYGVDPDLTREGGSIPVVLTLENTTNKNVLLLPMGASDDGAHSQNEKIDVRNYIEGTKLFASYLYKIGQ, from the exons ATGACTGCTTTACCCAAAGAAGTATTGGATCTAATTTGTGAGCGAAAGGAAAGCTACATCAAAGCCTTGAAAGAGGCCGTGGCCATTCCATCCATTTCCGCTTCCAAAAATCATCACAATGACATCCATAGAATGATTGAGTTTGTATCTGAGAGATTGAGATCTCTTGGGGCCAAAGTGGATATTGTACCCAATGGGTCTTATCCCCCTATAATTCTTGGGGATCtgaaaa gtTCAGAATCAAATAAAACCGTACTTATATATGGTCATTTGGACGTTCAACCTGCATCCAAAACAGATGGCTGGGACACGGAACCCTTtgaattgaaagaaaaagatGGGAGACTCTATGGAAGAGGTTCTTCAGATGATAAAGGACCTGTTTTAGGATGGATTCATGCTCTGGAAGCCTTGAAAGATGGATTGGGATACTTTCCTGTAAAtgtcaaatttgtatttgaagGGATGGAAGAGTCGGATTCTGAGGGCTTGGATGATTTGTTGATTAGCTTAAAAGATACTCCCTTTTTGAAAGAGGTTGACTTCGTCTGTGTGTCTGATAGCTATTGgctaa CAACTGATAAACCGTGCCTGGGATATGGATTACGCGGAGTTGTTTGTTTTGAACTATGGATTACAGGTGCCAAACAAGATCTTCACTCTGGAGTATTTGGTGGTTCAATTCATGAAGCTATGACGGATTTAATCGCTCTCATGGATACTTTAGTAGATAAAGATGGTAAAATAGGGATTGAAGGAATTTATGATGATGTAACAGAGCTAAGCTCTGATGAATCAAGTCTCTATACAAATATTCACTTCAATTTGGAGGAATACAAATCGAGCATcggtgtaaataaattaattaccaaTAATGATAAGATGAACACACTTATGGCAAGATGGAGATATCCTTCCCTATCCCTTCACGGTATTGAGGGTGCTTTTAGCGAGGAAGGTGCAAAAACCGTAATACCTAAAAAAGTAGGTGGGAAATTTTCTCTTCGAATCGTTCCAAATCAAACTGTTGAGAACACTGTTACTTGTGTAAAAAAGCATTtagaaaaagaatttaataaacTGAATTCACCCAATGTtatggaaattaaatttgatggaGGTGAGGCCTGGGTGACTTCTCCATCTCATGCAAATTATGACGCTGCAAGAAAGGCTACAAAGGAAATATATGGAGTGGATCCAGATTTAACTCGTGAAGGTGGATCAATTCCTGTTGTTCTCACATTGGAGAATACAacgaataaaaatgttttgttactGCCGATGGGTGCAAGTGATGATGGCGCTCAttctcaaaatgaaaaaattgatgttcGAAATTATATCGAAGGAACGAAGCTCTTTGCGtcctatttgtataaaattggacagtaa